One part of the Bacillus sp. FJAT-27916 genome encodes these proteins:
- a CDS encoding TetR/AcrR family transcriptional regulator, whose translation MKDKIIESSIRLFERRGFAETSIQDIVETLGVTKGTFYYYFSSKEELLMDIHLSYIDGLIARQEEILRDSSAAASTKIHRIISLLIHDIQCQGQSAKVFFREMKALSEDKLSQIVPKRDLFRLNMEQVVKEGIENGELRPELDPAIVTFGILGMANWCYQWFQPGGRLTEEDVSEMFVDMLLTGIAVK comes from the coding sequence ATGAAAGATAAAATCATCGAAAGCAGTATCCGGCTCTTTGAGAGAAGAGGTTTTGCCGAAACATCTATTCAGGATATCGTCGAAACACTCGGGGTTACGAAAGGAACCTTTTACTATTATTTCTCTAGCAAGGAAGAATTGCTGATGGACATCCATCTTTCCTATATTGATGGATTGATTGCCAGGCAGGAGGAAATCCTTCGGGATTCCTCTGCCGCAGCATCGACTAAGATCCATCGTATTATTTCTCTCTTGATTCATGATATACAATGCCAAGGGCAGAGTGCAAAGGTGTTCTTTCGTGAGATGAAGGCATTGAGTGAGGATAAGCTCAGCCAAATCGTTCCGAAAAGAGATTTATTTCGATTGAATATGGAGCAGGTAGTCAAGGAGGGCATAGAAAACGGAGAGCTTCGTCCGGAATTGGATCCTGCGATTGTGACCTTCGGCATTCTTGGAATGGCGAATTGGTGCTATCAATGGTTTCAACCAGGAGGAAGACTGACGGAAGAGGATGTATCCGAAATGTTTGTGGATATGCTTTTGACCGGAATAGCAGTCAAATGA